From Kwoniella dendrophila CBS 6074 chromosome 11, complete sequence, a single genomic window includes:
- a CDS encoding pre-mRNA-splicing factor CWC22, producing the protein MPRSPSPSRSPSPSRSRSPARSDSRSPPPRNRSLTPDDIAPPKRKRTASPNPRDRSPSPPTRRRRGSASPPPSARRGPNDIDEPRVMDIDTNRKRAREAAMLEQSINQELTKPNGNGVVAISKNGGEGSNKAKADEIAKAEFAKLIGSRSGGAYIPPAKLRAMQAEAAKDKTSSEFQRLSWDALKKSINGMINKVNVSNIKHVVPELFGENLIRGKGLFARSIMRAQASSLPFTPVFAALVAIVNTKLPQVGELVLIRLISQFRRAYKRNDKTVCHATSTFIAHLCNQYVAHEIVALQILLLCLDRPTDDSIEVAVGFMREVGLFLSENSPKANNTVFERFRSVLHEGSISKRCQYMIEVLFQIRKDKYKDNAAIPEGLDLVEEEEQITHRVTLDDELQVQESLNLFKVDPKYLENEKRYEEIKKEILGDSDDESGSESGSYDSESDDEDEDNDVAPEKAGIADMTETNLINLRRTIYLTIMNSLNFEEAVHKLMKINIPEGREIELCNMIVECCSQERSYSNFYGLIGERFCKLNRVWTDNFQEAFSKYFDTIHRYETNKLRNIGRFFGHLLASDAISWAILSVVKMNEEETTSSSRIFIKILMQEMTEEMGLNKLVERFKLPDLKPAFSGMFPMDNPKNTRFSINYFTSIGLGKLTEEMRIYLQNAPKLLAAQQAAMLANASSSDSDSDSSSDTSSSSDSDSTTSSDSDSDSDSDSDSDDSRRRPSRSRRRRYSSDSRSPPPARRRRYSSDSRSPLPRRKDSRSPSRSPPPPRRRDSVSPPVRRRSPSDSRSPPRRRRYSPSPSRSPPRRRRDSPSPPPPSRRRNDSLSPPPRRRNSSTPPRRR; encoded by the exons ATGCCTCGTTCACCCTCACCTTCTCGGTCGCCTTCGCCTTCTCGTTCTCGCTCGCCAGCCCGGTCAGATAGCCGTTCTCCTCCTCCAAGGAATAGAAGCTTAACACCAGATGATATAGCTCCacccaaaagaaaaag AACTGCTTCACCTAACCCTCGAgatagatcaccttcaccaccaactCGACGTCGACGAGGATCAGCCTCGCCACCACCGTCAGCAAGAAGAGGACCgaatgatatagatgaacCTAGAGTAATGGATATAGATACAAATAGGAAAAGAGCAAGAGAAGCAGCAATGTTGGAACAATCTATAAATCAGGAATTAACAAAACctaatggtaatggtgtaGTTGCCATTAGTAAAAATGGTGGAGAGGGGTCGAATAAAGcaaaagcagatgaaataGCAAAAGCAGAATTTGCTAAATTGATAGGATCTAGATCAGGTGGTGCTTATATACCACCAGCAAAATTAAGAGCAATGCAAGCTGAAGCTGCAAAAGATAAAACTTCATCCGAATTTCAAAGATTATCTTGGGACGCTTTGAAGAAAAGTATAAATGGTATGATCAATAAA GTAAATGTATCGAATATTAAACATGTAGTACCTGAgttatttggtgaaaattTAATTAGAGGAAAAGGTTTATTTGCAAGATCAATAATGCGTGCTCaagcttcttcattaccttttacacctgTATTTGCAGCTTTAGTAGCTATTGTCAACACCAAATTACCCCAAGTTGGTGAATTAGTCTTGATTAGATTGATTAGTCAATTTAGAAGAGCTTATAAACGAAAtgacaag ACCGTATGTCACGCAACGTCAACATTTATAGCACATCTATGTAATCAATATGTCGCACATGAAATAGTTGCATTAcaaatattattattatgcCTAGATAGACCAACAGATGATTCTATAGAAGTTGCTGTAGGATTTATGAGAGAAGTTGGATTATTTTTATCAGAAAATTCACCCAAAGCAAATAATACAGTgtttgaaagatttagatcaGTTTTACATGAAGGTTCAATATCTAAAAGATGTCAATATATGATTGAAGTTTTATTCCAAATCAGAAAAGATaaatataaagataatgctgctatacctgaaggtttagatttagtcgaagaagaagaacaaattaCTCATAGAGTTacattagatgatgaattacaagTTCAAGAATCGCTTAATTTGTTTAAAGTAGATCCAAAATACTTAGAAAATGAGAAACGTtatgaagaaatcaaaaaagagATCCttggtgattcagatgatgaatctggaTCTGAATCTGGTTCATACGattcagaatctgatgatgaagatgaagataatgatgtcGCGCCTGAAAAAGCTGGTATTGCAGATATGACCGaaaccaatttgatcaatttaaGAAGAACTATCTATTTGACTATCATGAACTCG CTCAACTTCGAAGAAGCTGTTCACaaattaatgaaaatcaatattcCTGAAGGTAGAGAG ATCGAATTATGTAACATGATAGTTGAATGTTGTTCACAAGAAAGATCATATTCAAACTTCTATGGATTAATTGGAGAACGATTCTGTAAATTGAATCGAGTTTGGACAGATAATTTCCAAGAAGCATTTTCGAAATATTTCGATACTATACATCGATATGAAACGAACAAACTTCGAAATATTGGTAGATTTTTTGGACATTTATTAGCATCAGATGCTATATCATGGGCAATTTTATCTGTAGTTaaaatgaatgaagaagaaactacATCGTCATCAAGAATTTTTATAAAAATTTTAATGCAAGAAATGACTGAAGAAATGGGTTTAaataaattagttgaaagatttaaattacctgatttaaaACCTGCTTTTAGTGGAATGTTCCCAATGGATAATCCAAAAAATACAagattttcaattaattATTTCACTTctataggtttaggtaaattaactgaagaaatgagaatttaccttcaaaatgCACCTAAACTTTTAGCTGCTCAACAAGCTGCTATGTTAGCCAATGCTTCCTCctcagattcagattcagattcaagtTCTGAtacttcctcatcatctgattcagattcaacaacctcttcagattcagattcagattctgATAGTGATTCGGATTCAGAtgattcaagaagaagaccatcaagaagcagaagaagaaggtatagttCAGATTCAAGGTCACCTCCAccagcaagaagaagaagatactcATCAGATTCTAGATCACCACtaccaagaagaaaagatagtCGATCACCATCGAGATCCCCACCTCCACCTAGAAGACGAGATAGTGTCTCTCCACCTGTTCGTAGAAGATCGCCATCTGATTCACGATCTccacctagaagaagaagatattcTCCTTCTCCATCCAGATCTCCacccagaagaagaagggataGTCCATCACCTCCACCGCCATCTAGGAGAAGAAACGATTCACTTTCTCCTCCTCctagaagaaggaatagtTCTACACCGCCTAGAAGGAGGTAA